Proteins from a genomic interval of Cryptococcus neoformans var. grubii H99 chromosome 8, complete sequence:
- a CDS encoding phosphoglycerate kinase, protein MSLSSKLNITDVDLKGERVLIRVDFNVPMDKEGKITNPARIVAALPTIKYAIDNGAKSVILMSHLGRPDGSPNPKYSLKPVASKLSELLSKDVKFLPECVGDEVKSEVLKGENGQVFLLENLRFHIEEEGKGKKGDEKVKADPEAVKKFREQLTELGTVYINDAFGTAHRAHSSMVGVQLPKRAAGFLMKKELEYFAKVLEKPERPFLAILGGAKVADKIQLIENMLDQVNTLIICGGMSFTFKKTLNNVEIGTSLFDEAGSKQVKDLVEKAKKNNVKLVFPVDYVTADKFDKDAKTGSATDESGIPSDWMGLDCGPKSRELFAQTVAEAKTILWNGPAGVFEFPAFAGGSNALLEACIKAAKNGSTVIVGGGDTATLVAQAGKEDELSHVSTGGGASLELLEGKTLPGVAELSEKK, encoded by the exons ATgtctctctcctccaagCTCAATATCACCGACGTCGACCTCAAGGGCGAGAGGGTCCTCATCCGTGTCGACTTTAACGTCCC CATGGacaaggaaggcaagatcaCCAACCCTGCT CGTATTGTTGCGGCTCTCCCCACCATCAAGTACGCCATTGACAACG GGGCCAAGTCTGTGATCCTCATGTCCCATCTTGGTCGACCTGACGGTTCCCCCAACCCCAAGTACTCTCTCAAGCCCGTTGCTTCCAAGCTCTCTGAGCTCCTCTCCAAGGACGTCAAGTTCCTTCCTGAATGTGTCGGTGACGAGGTCAAGAGCGAGGTTCTCAAGGGTGAGAACGGCCAGGTCTTCCTTTTGGAGAACTTGCGATTCCACatcgaggaggagggtaagggcaagaagggcgaCGAAAAGGTAAAGGCCGACCCCGAGGCCGTCAAGAAGTTCCGAGAGCAGCTCACTGAACTCGGTACTGTCTACATTAACGACGC CTTCGGTACCGCCCACCGAGCCCACTCCTCCATGGTCGGTGTTCAGCTCCCCAAGCGAGCTGCTGGCTTCCtcatgaagaaggagctcGAGTACTTTGCCAAGGTCCTTGAGAAGCCTGAGAGGcccttccttgccatcctcgGTGGTGCCAAGGTCGCCGACAAGATTCAGTTGATTGAGAACATGCTTGACCAAGTTAACACTTTAATCATCTGCGGTGGCATGTCTTTCACTTTCAAGAAGACCCTTAACAATGTCGAG ATTGGTACCTCCTTGTTCGACGAAGCTGGCTCTAAGCAGGTCAAGGACCTCGttgagaaggccaagaagaacaatGTCAAGCTTGTCTTCCCCGTTGACTATGTCACCGCCGACAAATTTGACAAGGACGCCAAG ACCGGCTCTGCTACTGACGAGTCTGGTATCCCCTCTGACTGGATGGGTCTCGACTGTGGACCCAAGTCCCGAGAACTCTTTGCTCAAACCGTTGCTGAGGCCAAGACCATCCTCTGGAACGGCCCTGCTGGTGTCTTTGAGTTCCCTGCGTTTGCTGGTGGCTCCAACGCCCTTCTCGAGGCCTGTATCAAGGCCGCCAAGAACGGCTCCACTGTcattgttggtggtggtgacaCTGCTACCCTTGTCGCTCAGGCCGGTAAGGAGGACGAATTGAGCCACGTTTCCactggtggtggtgctTCTTTGGAGTTGTTGGAAGGCAAGACTTTGCCCGGTGTTGCCGAGTTGTCTGAGAAGAAGTAA